Sequence from the Catenuloplanes indicus genome:
CTCGCCGCCTAGCCTGAAATGGCAGAACCCGCAGTTCACCTGAGCGTGCGGGCCGGTGGAGGAGGTGCGGTGGCCGATTCGGGGATGCGCGGCATCGCCACCGTCCCGTCGTATGTGGTGATGCAGCCGACGACCCTTTGCAATCTCGACTGCACCTATTGCTACCTGCCCTTCCGTGCGATCGACAAGCGCATGCCGGTCGCGGTCGCTGAGGCGGTGGCGGAGCCGGTCAACCGGTGGGCGCGGGACACCCGCTTCTCCGTCGTCTGGCACGGCGGGGAGCCGCTCGCGGCCGGGCGGGATGCGCTGGCCGCGCTGATGGCGCCGTTCGGCGCCGAGGTCGAGCATCATGTGCAGACGAACGCGACGCTGATCGACGACGCCTGGTGCGAGTTTTTCACCGCGCACGACATGCGGGTCAGCGTGAGCGTGGACGGTCCGCGCGAGCGTAACGGCGAGCGGGTCACCCGCGGTGGCCGCCCGGCGTACGACCGGATCGCCCGCGGCATCGAGACGCTGCGTCGGCACGGCATTCCGTACTCGGCGCTCTGCGTGGTCGGTGAACCGTTTCCCGGCATGGCCACTGAGCTCTACGACTACTTTCTCGCGCTGGGCTGCGACGTGCTCGGCATCAACGTCGAGGAGCAGGAGGGGGTGAACGCGCGCGACAACGGCTTCCCGGCGGCGGCCGTCACCGCGTTCTGGGCGGAGCTGGTCGCGGCCTGGCGCCGCGATCCACGCATCCACCTGCGGGAGATCGAGCTGTCGCTGCGGTACGCCGCGGCGGTGCTGGACGGCACCGCGGGCGCGCTGCTGCCGCGCCGGCTGGACCCGATTCCCACCGTCGCGTACGACGGCTCGGTCGTGCTGCTCTCGCCGGAACTGGCGGGCTTCTCCGATCCGCGGTACGGCGACTTCGCCAGCGGCAACGTGCTCGAGCGCGGGCTCGACCACATTCTCGCGGACGCGACGTCGACGCCGTGGATCGGCGAATTTCTCGCGGGCGTGGAGGCATGCCGTGCCCGATGTCCGTACTTCGACTTCTGCGGTGGCGCGCACGCGGCCAACCGATACTTCGAGCACGGGCGTTTCGACGGTACGGAGACGAACCACTGCCGCAACAGCAAGATCCGCTTACTGGAGGGAGTGCTGCACCATGCCCGAGATCACCAACGCTCGGCAGCCGGATGACGCCGCCGAGTCGGGGAACGACTCGGTGGCCGAGCGGGTGCGGAGCGCAGGTGCCGGACTGACCGCGCTGCTCGACGAGGCCGCGGAGGCACGCTCACGC
This genomic interval carries:
- the amcB gene encoding cyclophane-forming radical SAM peptide maturase AmcB yields the protein MRGIATVPSYVVMQPTTLCNLDCTYCYLPFRAIDKRMPVAVAEAVAEPVNRWARDTRFSVVWHGGEPLAAGRDALAALMAPFGAEVEHHVQTNATLIDDAWCEFFTAHDMRVSVSVDGPRERNGERVTRGGRPAYDRIARGIETLRRHGIPYSALCVVGEPFPGMATELYDYFLALGCDVLGINVEEQEGVNARDNGFPAAAVTAFWAELVAAWRRDPRIHLREIELSLRYAAAVLDGTAGALLPRRLDPIPTVAYDGSVVLLSPELAGFSDPRYGDFASGNVLERGLDHILADATSTPWIGEFLAGVEACRARCPYFDFCGGAHAANRYFEHGRFDGTETNHCRNSKIRLLEGVLHHARDHQRSAAG
- the amcA gene encoding multiple cyclophane-containing RiPP AmcA; amino-acid sequence: MPEITNARQPDDAAESGNDSVAERVRSAGAGLTALLDEAAEARSRRAETVGGDGSSAVCAWNHFENIPTFYNWNNRPPR